Part of the Cyprinus carpio isolate SPL01 chromosome A23, ASM1834038v1, whole genome shotgun sequence genome, GCCCATACATGCTACAAGTCTTAATGCATGTCTTTCTTGTACTAGGTATAGACAAATCAAGGACACTGTCTTGCTGAAACGGCTGGATCCCTTGTGACACATCAACATGCATTGAAGGTTGAGGTGTCCTTATGGATAAATCTAGCACTTCTCCGTCTGTCACTACTGGGGATGAGCAAGAGCGAAGAGGCTGTTGGACTACTAGCATTTCCTTGCTGGTAAATGTCAAATGAGGGGAGATGTCACTAGGTGAAGTCTGGGTGCTTTTGCTTGAAGTACAAGCCAGTTTAGGGCAGTCTACATCTATCTTGGAGTTCTTGCACATAGAGACCGGGACAGGGATTGGCACTGGGATTGGAAGAGGCATTGGAAGTGGGATTACAACAGGATAAGGGACTAGCAGGGTGGCTGGTGGCACCAGAGAGGCTAGTGGAGAGCTGTAGGGGTGCGAGAGAGGCGGAGGAGGAAAAAACGCAGAGGCAAGGTCGACCTGCGGGGAAGATGCTGGGTGACAAGTTGGGGAAGAGTTCCCCTGGCCAGGGAAGAGGTCCTGCAAGATGGCTGCAAAGTTAGGGTTCTGGAGAAGAGTCAGTAGACTAGTATCCAACACTGGACTTGTGCCTTTCTGGTCCAGCATTGGAGGTGCTCCAAGAGCAAGAGAAGGGTTCTGGCACAGGATGCTGTTCTGTAGCGGCAGGGCAGGACAAGTTGCTGTTTGTTGAAGCAACTGAGGATTCAAATGTTGGAGGACTTGTTGTTCCAAGACCAGAGGTAGGGACACAGGACCCTGACTAGTCATCAGATATGAAGTAGCCCCAGATTGTCCAACTTGAGGGGCAGCTGGGCCAGCAAGGATTGGCAACACCACTGGACCCTCCCCCAAGCATATTGGCTGAAGCACAGTTGTACCAACCTTCAGGGCAACACCGTTGGGAGACTCAGCAGCCGGGGTCACCACCGGGGTGGCTTGTATTGTTAGCAGGGGCGACAGGGATCGCTTCGTGATAGTTGGAGAGCTGACATTCCACGTTTCAGTTGGAATAATTGGAGTGGCCTCCCCTTCGAGTTTCCCAACTGCATCAGTGGCAGCGGGTCCACCATTGCAGGCCTCTTCCTGAGGGTTTGCCATGTCTACGGCTACAGAATCTTTGTACGGCTCTTCCATTGTGTATTGATTATTGTCTTGAAATCTGTTTCAGGTGCTAAGTAGAGGATTTCATGGTTTTCTTCAGATCAGATGGAAGCACAAACCCTAGAATCAAATGGGAGAATGAATTAGTAGCTGGCAAGAAATGTGTCGATGTAAACCACAGTAGTCAGCATAGTAATTGTTGGTAACCCTTTATAATCTGTTATATCCTTACCTGTCCTCTATAACTTAATACCCAAATCTAACAAGGCACCAAGGAGGCATTATTTCCTTTACTGCTCAAAGTTCAACCATCTGTTTTTGTCCTCCCGAGATCTGTAAGCTTTCAGAATGACGTCATGACACGAGAGTGGaatcacagacacaaacacagaattaTGGGAGACACCAGAAGAGGGTTTACAAAGACTGGGAGCCTTTCACACAGACGGACTGCTTCGTTGGCTTGGGAGGGGAGCAAAGAGAGCACGGGGGTGGATTTGATGAAATTAAGTCGCAGAGTGCCTGGGTTTATTTGTTTATGAGCCAGCGTTAGTGTGGAGTTTATTACACAAAATGCTGCCAAGACTATGAAGTGAACCTCCCTCTGGCAAACACACAGAGAGTGAAAGAACACCAACGAGACAGAAAGGAGGAAAGAGGGAGTACCTTGAAGAAGAGAGAAATGGGAAGAAAtagaaagagggagggaggaaaaagcaaaacaaagtgAGGGGAAAAAAGATCAGGGGATGCAGAAATGGGAGCAATCTTTCAAAGCGGCAAATTTTTGGTCTGCGTTAAGCACCCATTAAGCATTGCAACATTTTTTGGAATGTTAACAGAATGACCTGAACACGTGCACTAACCACAAATGACACTAAAACCAacttttgcatttctgttttcaCTTCCACAAACATTTCATCAACGATTTTATCTGCAACTTTTCCAAGAGTATAACTTATAAGTTTCCTCCGTCAgctaatcatacaaaaaaaagtaattcagtgCTGATGAAGGTTGGGGGCAGGCTCACGCTAGCACAGTGAGAACTTCCTTATCTGCATATTTCAGGCAAGctgcaaaacaaaagaaagctGGCAACTGATTTAGGAGCAGTTGTGTCCCAGGGTGAATTTCAGAACCACTTCTAAAGCACTGAATTTTCATTGCCAAACTGATGGAAGGACAGTGGAAAAAGTCAGATAAGGAAGACGACCTTGACACATCTGCTCCTCTGTGATTACTCAGTGACAATGTTTCTCACCGATCCTAAATCAACCCTCAATCGATGAGTGATGTGGTTTAGAAAAAACGGTCCCAGATCAGACCACTCTAAATAGTCACACGTGACTTCTAAACCGCTTTGCAGTACTTTTTTGTCTAAAATTATGTTGTGAAGCATGTTTTGTGCCCATTTTGTGAATTTTCTAAATGTTCTGACATTCCAAAAGGTTAAATAAACTTGAGTGTTAATCCACAGTGTCTAAATGAACCTCTGAACGTTTACATGCAAAATTAACTCACCTAAAAATGTAGTGCTTTATCACCTTTAGTGTCCTATCACCTTTAGTGTCCTTGCTGCAATCTTGCATTGGGTAACATCACTTGTGTGAGGTGCATTTTCCCCCATCAGTCTTTGCACAAACAtgtctttaatttaaaattagtcTTAGTCTCCGCATTCTCTATGCCAAAGACTCTGAGTGATGTAACTTGGCTAGAAACGGCACGTTTGTTGAAGTCTTTGGAAAACAAACACATGCTTCAAATGCTACCCAATTACAATCTATGAGAGGAACAGCCAAAAACTTGGAAATAAATCCTGAGCAGGGATAAAAGTCGATAAATTACAATCTAGCATTGGAAAGCCAACAAGGTGGGCCGCCAAACCCTCTGTATGATTTGTTTCTGAGATACTTCATTCCAGATGGGCTTTCTGTGGGCTGACGGATTCCTGCAGTGTGAGACAGTTAATGCAAACAGCATTACAGAAGCACGAGCGTGTGCGTTCACAGCAGCAGGTGAGATCGGTTAGATCTCGACACTAAATCAGAGCCACCAAACACACCATCTGCCGCTGCCGCATCTCAAAGGTTATGcaacaacaaaacactaaaaaatgctCTCATGTGGTTCAGTTTGCCCACTGATTAGAGCTAAATTATGTTGTTGTGATGCTTTGAAAGGTTAAAACCATCAAGAAATGTCTGGGTCAAActtcacctcaaaataaaaatgcatattaagtTTATATAGCCTACACATGAATATCTAATTGGATCACACCTAAGAAAAATATTCTAGAATATGACTCAACTTTATCTGTCACTACAAAAGCACATGGCTGGCAAACGAAAATAGCAAAAAGGATAGAAACAGATGTAAAAATTCCGATTCGCAATGATAGTTTGTACCGGAAGTGTTTCATACAGATAAAATGAATTGCTGGAATGATCTGGAGTGTTGATGTCTGTCTAGATGGGAAACATCAAATGTTCACTAACACGTATGGATCTGCTACAAGCTTGAGGTTAGACTTCAGCAACAAAAATCCTCCCCAAATCCCAAAAATGTTCTCCATAGGGGAATTGATTTTGAACGTATAAATCTTTAAAAGCAGACCTACTGTGAGCCACAAGGTTATTGATGACCGgtacatgcatttacatgacATTAGCACAAAATAGGTCTCAACAGCAGAATTCCtggtggaaaaaaatacattacacgagattctgcaaagaaatctccGCCAATCAGAGAATTGAAAAATATCTGTAAtgacataacaataaatatatataatttctgactGTTGCTGACTGACACAAAATCAGGTtgtggttaaataaataatttatttataatatttaaatattacataaaatacttCAATATCCATTACGGATGCCACCATTGATTTAAATGGGACACGGTATAAGACAAATGCAAATAATTGGTGCTTTGGTTCACTGCTGacgaaatatatttttgtcaactttagtgataaactgtaattttatgtgTGATTGCATTTGGTCCCTGCCATCCGATACACTTACTGGCTTGATATGATAACATGGCTTCATCTAGAAGAATCTATCCAGGATTTGTCTTCATCTACGTTCGTCTATCAGATAACAGCACAAATCCTGTGCAGGGCAAGCTCCATTCTACAACTGGAAAATGGAACAGATGGAACAATTTAGTAACAATCTTCTATTCCATCCACAGGCGCTGTTGTCATGCCAACCGTAGGGCTAATAAATCCATCTCCTGTGCTGCGTGCTGAAGCTGCCGTTTTGCCCCCCACAAAGGAGTCCAGAAATCCACCGATCCACCTCCACCCCGATCTCGCATACAACCCGGTTGTCTTTTCTCAGTGTGGCCGCTCTGGTAATGATATTAGCAGAGTTAGGTTTCCACTAGCTTAACGAGTCTCTtgacaacatcacaaaatgaGTCTCCGGTTCTATCAGTGCAGTGATTGTTTTCACAATGGATTTTTGTTGTAGACTAGAGTTTGTTTGACTTCAGTTTGGTTGTCTAACAAAAAGATTAGATATGATTGAtcaaattgatttgcattttatatgACTTGCATTCTTGCATTTTTATGTGTTCCCCAAGTGTTCTGATTGAACTTGGATCAGTCTTAAAATTTAGTCATGACTTTTTGaagtcagttacataaaaatgtattgaaaagaaTGAGTAGCACCTGGTTAACTGCTAGttagtcaaactagttcttaagacacaatcttaaaaaaaagtgaccGTTTATGCAACTCTTCGGTTATTTTATTGTCCAACAGACAAAAATCATAGAAGTTAAGCTACAATTTAATAACGGTTAGTGGTTTATTTCAATCTCTAACCCCAACTATGAGCAATACTGTGCAACAGTTAAAATCCTATTAATTTTCTACGTAGTGATATTGATTTTTAACAACTGATAAACCTTAAAAAGACCTACTGTGAGCTGCAAGGTTGTTCATTTATGGTATATGCTTATGTTGAAGCGATCAGCCCACGTTATTTTAACTTAAGAagaattcctggtgaaaaactacattacccataataaaaaaaataaaaaaaaatccaccaatcAGAGTGAAAATTGGTGGCATTAAAGAAATTAAGTCTTTCTATGCtctcaaaatacttaaatatttgtattttgcaataaacgtaaatatattaacatcttgaaattagttttatatttatcttttgtttttaatttaattgtcattcacaatgctttatgggattgtagttcttacCCTCATTAAAGCAGTTAAAtatctttgtctttttgtcctattttaaaatttttatttgctttaaatctaattttgtaatgttgtgattcgcCTCGCAGCTGGTTGcactgtttttttgtaaattatcatATAATTTTAGATAGAAATTACTATATTACTTCACTTAATTTTGCATTTAAGTCAATGTTAATGTGTTACTCAGGGTTGCCAGATCTACGAAACAAAaaccaatttctgagtgaaaataattttaaactaaatcttacaccatttttttttcagtgcgtTTTGGTTAAATCAATGCTTCTTTAAAAATCCTGAATGGGAAAATCCTTCCTGAACCAATGCCACTGAAAAAGCAGGCAGCACTCTCGCTCTATTATAATAAGCAATCACATTAACCCTTTGTAAGCCAAACCCTTTCTTTGGTGGATACAAAGATCCATAAAGGGTCTCCCTTAACTGTCTTTGTCGAATCTCCAGTGGTGTCTTCCCGTAATAAAATAGCATCCATGTACGTCTCATGCCTGAGGACGGAGACTTCTAAGGTATTTATGGTTTGGGAAGTGTTCAGGGAGGCTGAAATCAGACTGGGAAGATGAAGAATGCAGGCAAAACTGCCTCTGGGTGCCTCTTATATTGCAGACCTACAGCACATGTGGTACATCCAACAccctcaacacacacaaacacacagacagaagacagtctaaaagagcagtgtgtgtgtctgtagtgcGCTCTGTTAATGCCCACTGACAGACATCTCTATACTAAAACTCCTCTTATTTAAAGCCAATAGAAGTGGTGTAAAAATCTCCTGACAGCTGTATCTAGGATTCAGAGTCATGGATGGGCctgaatttaaatgctttttgaaatCTGCACCAGTTCAAGGTGCGAACAAGGTACAAAGCAGATATTCGGTACAGTGGGAGACAGAAAATAGCTAGGCAACATGGAAACTGTAATGCtttaaagcacacacaaacacagaatttaattaaatggtGTTTACACAAGGACCTGACCCCAGGTCAGCTATTCTGAGCACGCATTACAGCAACAAAGCTTTTTCCCCTGTGCTGACATTATCTACAAGTGAAACACAATCAGTGTTTTACAACTGTATGCCAATAGGCCATATGGaggtaaaaagatttttttttttttttcttgtaaatggccctagtggaaatatatatatatacttttttttattttactttttgtatgtaatatatattatatatatataaattaaattataacaattattttaaaatcctgGCTAAGTCTGTCGGTAGATTTTAGTACTGTTGCATTTATAAATGACTTTGTTTAtaagaaataaactgaaaaatattgaaTCTAaagttacatatatataaaaaaaaataaaaataaatctaattttgtgtgtgtataatcatttataaatagtTTGATATAATTTTACATTGATTATTTATCTCAGATTTAACATGTATCAGTTTGTAAATGGAATTAAACCcaaatttacataaatacataaatgcctATAAAAATACGTattgaatataattacaatatataaatattgaaaaatatatatatatatatatatatatatatatatatatattatatatatacacaaatatattttattttaaatatattgctgaACTCATAAGTAATTAAAGATTAaccatttgtttttcttgtccacctttcatttttaaacaactttGTGATTGGTCTAAAAAGGCACCTGCTTTGTTTATTGGCTAATTGTAAGtttagaatcagaatgagctttatagTGATCTATATAGGCAGCAgtgcagctcactaggttttagaacaaACAGGACGCAAACAGTCTCCAGTGTCTTTTATTGAATCTAGAAGCGGACACTGCAGGACGTTTTGTTGACTGCAAACATTCATTCCGTCTCAAGCTCAGCACTGGTTTTCGGGTGATAACTGGACCCACAACACCTGCTGGTTCTGCCCGCTTCAAGGTCAGCGCTGGCCTGGAGCACAGCTGTCCACGTGGGTCTTATCAGGCCATGAATGCTGCATTAGTGCGTCCGCACGGGACGGCCCAGCACAGCCTGAGACAGCCAGATGTGAGAGCAAGATTACAGACTGTGTGGGGGGTACAAACATGCACACAGGCCTACAGAATGAGATTTAAGacacattataaattaaatgtgtccttttattagtGCTTTGACAAAATCCTGCACATTTCTTGGTGAAATtgaaataacactataataataaactaatataagCACTtgatcttttgttggttttgattgcttctattgttctcatttgtaagtcgttttgttTAAAAAGCCATCTGCTAAAAgaccaaatttaaatataatgtaaataacaaaactaaattgacatttcaaaacaagccccaaatcaaataaataacacaaataaaataaatcacttcatataaacaaaataaggaattgtctgtgctctttccatttaaaatgagaggcaaccactgcattttaatcacgatccaaacaaagatgctgcgtACATGCAAcacgagcagtttttaatcttttagtcttaaaatgagaggcaaccactgcattttaatcacgatcCAAACACTTAGTGTTAGGGGCGTTGCTAGGGTTTTTGTGAGACTATAGTTATGGAGATAGTTGCTAGACTATTTTTAGGGTACGCACTGAGTGGTGCTAGGTCTTCATGGAGAATAACACTTTCCGgatgttttttagcatgttgctatgtgctATTTGATTGCTAGGGCTGACTCCAGCTGTATAGTGTTGCTATTGGTTTCTAGGGGCAGTTTGCATGTTGCTCATGGATTGCTAGGCTGCTGTTAGTGGTTGTAACATTGCTATCTGGTTTGCTAAAGTTGGTTCAACACATCATCTGGGTTGGGCTTTACTATGTGGATACAAAAATGTTCAGAGTCTTTCTAATATACTGCGATGTGACAGCAAGGGTGTTTCGGGTGTTTTTTGGTGCCATTGTAGCGTTGCTATGCACACACAGTTGCTAAGGTCTTCTGGGTAGTT contains:
- the LOC109085958 gene encoding retinoic acid-induced protein 2-like isoform X2 encodes the protein MEEPYKDSVAVDMANPQEEACNGGPAATDAVGKLEGEATPIIPTETWNVSSPTITKRSLSPLLTIQATPVVTPAAESPNGVALKVGTTVLQPICLGEGPVVLPILAGPAAPQVGQSGATSYLMTSQGPVSLPLVLEQQVLQHLNPQLLQQTATCPALPLQNSILCQNPSLALGAPPMLDQKGTSPVLDTSLLTLLQNPNFAAILQDLFPGQGNSSPTCHPASSPQVDLASAFFPPPPLSHPYSSPLASLVPPATLLVPYPVVIPLPMPLPIPVPIPVPVSMCKNSKIDVDCPKLACTSSKSTQTSPSDISPHLTFTSKEMLVVQQPLRSCSSPVVTDGEVLDLSIRTPQPSMHVDVSQGIQPFQQDSVLDLSIPSTRKTCIKTCSMYGPMALERERVCHMGDDVSSGSLALGVLRPVECTPKLDTKLLSGLASLEFSRQHKWVVDSGHASAVAGAVHDSALTGSGNIEIVSTSQTAKVIVSVKDAMPAIFCSKLKGLSGVSTKNFSIKRDASQGGFATLPRVPGDQRGESSDPLKKMSKNRGIKLKKREKGKPRT
- the LOC109085958 gene encoding retinoic acid-induced protein 2-like isoform X1, which produces MEEPYKDSVAVDMANPQEEACNGGPAATDAVGKLEGEATPIIPTETWNVSSPTITKRSLSPLLTIQATPVVTPAAESPNGVALKVGTTVLQPICLGEGPVVLPILAGPAAPQVGQSGATSYLMTSQGPVSLPLVLEQQVLQHLNPQLLQQTATCPALPLQNSILCQNPSLALGAPPMLDQKGTSPVLDTSLLTLLQNPNFAAILQDLFPGQGNSSPTCHPASSPQVDLASAFFPPPPLSHPYSSPLASLVPPATLLVPYPVVIPLPMPLPIPVPIPVPVSMCKNSKIDVDCPKLACTSSKSTQTSPSDISPHLTFTSKEMLVVQQPLRSCSSPVVTDGEVLDLSIRTPQPSMHVDVSQGIQPFQQDSVLDLSIPSTRKTCIKTCSMYGPMALERERVCHMGDDVSSGSLALGVLRPVECTPKLDTKLLSGLASLEFSRQHKWVVDSGHASAVAGAVHDSALTGSGNIEIVSTSQTAKVIVSVKDAMPAIFCSKLKGLSGVSTKNFSIKRDASQGGFATLPRVPGDQRGESSDPLKKMSKNRGIKLKKVSSQEIHILPIKKQRLTAFLPRK